The proteins below come from a single Chryseobacterium sp. MA9 genomic window:
- a CDS encoding DUF5715 family protein — protein MRKFFCVVFVPFIYSLHYSQAAKKAFPCYDLTTVLKVEPTPLYKSHLDASKSFGIQLLKDSKTVQKYINKGKFHKIKKSGKGYQVQRLDYSRAYMVSKAKTTLEKIGSKFSKDTKGGTFTVSSITRTLEDQCRLRRVNSNASLGISSHNYGNSFDISYVRFNNVLKYNPKMEIALEKVLKHYQNAGRIYYIKERQQSCYHITVKNY, from the coding sequence ATGAGAAAGTTTTTTTGTGTGGTCTTTGTACCCTTTATTTATAGTTTACATTATTCGCAGGCAGCAAAAAAGGCTTTTCCCTGCTATGATCTTACTACTGTATTGAAGGTTGAACCTACACCGCTTTACAAATCCCATCTTGATGCCTCAAAGAGTTTTGGAATACAGCTGCTGAAAGATTCCAAAACTGTTCAAAAATATATCAATAAAGGTAAATTCCATAAAATAAAAAAATCCGGTAAAGGATATCAGGTTCAGAGACTTGATTACAGCAGGGCTTATATGGTATCCAAGGCCAAAACTACCCTTGAGAAAATAGGTTCAAAGTTCAGTAAAGATACAAAAGGCGGTACCTTTACCGTTTCATCTATTACCAGAACTCTTGAAGACCAGTGCAGGCTGAGAAGAGTAAATTCTAACGCCTCACTAGGGATTAGTTCTCACAATTATGGTAACTCTTTTGACATTTCTTACGTAAGATTCAACAACGTTTTGAAGTACAATCCGAAAATGGAAATAGCTCTGGAGAAAGTTTTAAAGCATTATCAGAATGCCGGTAGAATATATTACATTAAAGAAAGACAACAGAGCTGTTATCATATTACAGTGAAAAATTATTAA
- a CDS encoding sensor histidine kinase, whose translation MQHEAEVLHQKKLVLENIKAQEEERKRIAVMIHDDIGNRLNILSLWLNNLDTQGDDLIKKNIYGQMSSLIDAARSISHSLYPVNLESVGMVLYVEELIANLSHKINISLQVMPGYEKKDLFVEVQLYRIIQEFTTNVIKHSDATDLWIYIKDYPENMAVIISDNGQGFEYEEVKKGMGIKNIESRIKSMNATHKWKKTFSNKGSRLIIKIPKYHEFPNQTSTD comes from the coding sequence GTGCAGCATGAGGCTGAAGTTCTTCATCAGAAAAAATTAGTGCTGGAAAACATCAAAGCGCAGGAAGAAGAAAGGAAGAGAATTGCAGTAATGATTCATGATGACATCGGAAACCGCCTCAATATTCTTTCTTTATGGTTGAATAACCTTGATACCCAAGGTGATGATCTGATTAAAAAAAATATCTACGGCCAGATGTCTTCCCTGATTGATGCTGCCAGAAGCATTTCTCATTCATTGTACCCTGTAAATCTGGAATCGGTAGGAATGGTTTTATACGTTGAAGAATTAATAGCCAACCTTTCCCATAAAATTAATATATCCCTGCAGGTGATGCCGGGATATGAAAAGAAAGATCTTTTCGTAGAAGTGCAGCTGTATCGGATTATTCAGGAATTTACCACCAATGTGATCAAGCATTCAGATGCAACAGATCTTTGGATCTATATTAAAGATTATCCTGAAAATATGGCTGTTATTATTTCTGATAACGGACAGGGTTTTGAATATGAAGAAGTGAAAAAAGGAATGGGAATAAAAAATATAGAATCCCGTATCAAATCAATGAATGCAACACACAAATGGAAAAAAACTTTTTCAAATAAAGGAAGTCGTTTAATTATAAAAATTCCAAAATATCATGAGTTCCCAAATCAAACTAGCACTGATTGA